One Heptranchias perlo isolate sHepPer1 unplaced genomic scaffold, sHepPer1.hap1 HAP1_SCAFFOLD_43, whole genome shotgun sequence genomic window carries:
- the LOC137312637 gene encoding zinc finger protein 180-like encodes METELLINDQPGSSDTPGPSHQVVTPQEGVGFQCAVCGKGFKGPSLLNRHLRVHTGEKPFECSVCKKRFCTTSHLIQHQRTHAGEKLFECATCAKQFDTSSHLLQHQQIHTGEKPFQCAVCKKGFCTSRELTVHQRTHTGEKPFQCAACGKRFVQSGNLINHQRTHTGERPFECAMCRKRFRTYSNLMQHQRSHTGEKLFECMVCKKWFCTSHELMVHQRIHTGERPFQCSVCAKRFAQSGNLIKHQRIHTGEKPFECTVCKKRFCTSHELTVHQRTHSGEKPFQCTVCKKCFIQSSTLTVHQRTHSGEKPFECTVCKKRFAQSGNLTIHQRAHTM; translated from the coding sequence ATGGAAACTGAACTGTTGATAAATGACCAGCCGGGATCATCCGACACACCTGGACCCAGTCACCAGGTAGTAACCCCTCAGGAAGGGGTCGGCTTTCAATGTGCTGTGTGTGGAAAGGGGTTCAAGGGGCCcagccttttaaacagacacctgCGTGTTCACACCGGAGAGAAACCGTTTGAGTGCTCAGTGTGTAAAAAGAGATTTTGCACAACCAGTCACTTGATACAGCATCAGAGAACTCACGCCGGAGAGAAACTCTTTGAATGTGCCACCTGCGCCAAGCAGTTTGACACATCCAGTCACTTGTTACAGCATCAGcagattcacactggggagaaaccCTTCCAATGTGCAGTGTGCAAGAAGGGCTTTTGCACATCTCGTGAGCTGACTGTCCATCAGAGAACTCACACCGGGGAGAAACCCTTCCAATGTGCAGCATGTGGGAAGCGATTTGTCCAGTCCGGTAACTTgatcaatcatcagcgaactcaCACAGGAGAGAGACCGTTCGAATGTGCCATGTGTCGAAAGAGATTTCGAACATACAGCAATTTAATGCAGCACCAACGAAGCCACACTGGAGAGAAACTGTTTGAATGCATGGTGTGTAAAAAGTGGTTTTGTACATCCCATGAGCTGATGGTGCatcagcgaattcacactggagagaggccgttccAGTGCTCAGTTTGTGCAAAACGGTTTGCCCAATCTGGTAATTTGATAAAGCACCAACGCATTCACACAGGAGAGAAACCCTTTGAATGTACAGTGTGTAAAAAGAGATTTTGTACATCCCATGAACTGACTGTCCATCAGAGAactcacagtggggagaaaccgttCCAATGTACAGTGTGTAAAAAATGCTTCATCCAGTCCAGTACATTGACTGTCCATCAGAGAactcacagtggggagaaaccctTTGAATGTACAGTGTGTAAAAAGCGATTTGCCCAGTCTGGCAACTTGACAATCCATCAGCGAGCTCACACCATGTAG